One Hymenobacter aerilatus genomic region harbors:
- a CDS encoding ArdC family protein, which yields MKKPAPFAPRPDVYEIITNRIILALENGVTPWKQPWNAAHGAPRNYRSKHVYQGVNALLLGMLEYEHPYFLTYNQAKELGGQVRRGEKGMPVVFFTVTKKDDGKGEEKKKAFLKYSTVFNVAQIDGVAWSFPELPSREHTPEQAAEQVLAGYAGGPRVLHKGSEAMYRTSTDTVTMPAASDFHSAEDYYHTLFHELTHSTGHAKRLDRATLTELAAFGSETYAKEELVAELGASFLSHAAGLDLTRTEPSSASYIANWLQALRNDKQLIISAASQGQKAANHILGIVPSYEAEEAPSAEEAPQ from the coding sequence ATGAAAAAGCCCGCTCCTTTTGCTCCCCGCCCCGACGTGTACGAAATCATCACCAACCGCATAATTCTGGCGTTGGAGAATGGCGTGACCCCGTGGAAGCAGCCGTGGAACGCTGCCCACGGCGCGCCCCGTAACTACCGCAGCAAGCACGTGTATCAGGGGGTGAATGCCCTGCTGCTGGGGATGCTGGAGTATGAGCACCCGTATTTCCTGACCTACAACCAAGCCAAGGAGCTGGGCGGGCAGGTGCGCCGGGGCGAGAAGGGCATGCCGGTAGTCTTCTTCACCGTGACCAAGAAGGACGACGGCAAAGGCGAGGAGAAGAAAAAGGCTTTTTTGAAATACTCCACGGTGTTCAACGTGGCCCAGATTGACGGCGTAGCATGGAGTTTTCCCGAACTGCCCAGCCGCGAGCACACGCCCGAGCAGGCCGCCGAGCAGGTGCTGGCCGGCTACGCGGGTGGCCCCCGCGTGCTGCATAAGGGCAGCGAAGCCATGTACCGCACCAGCACCGACACCGTGACCATGCCCGCGGCCAGCGACTTCCACTCGGCCGAAGACTATTACCACACCCTGTTTCACGAGTTGACCCACTCCACCGGCCACGCCAAGCGGCTGGACCGGGCCACGCTCACCGAATTGGCGGCCTTTGGCAGCGAAACCTACGCCAAGGAAGAACTGGTGGCCGAGTTGGGGGCCTCATTTCTAAGCCACGCGGCCGGGCTGGACTTAACCCGCACCGAGCCCAGCAGCGCCAGCTACATCGCCAACTGGCTGCAAGCCCTGCGCAACGACAAGCAATTGATTATTTCGGCGGCCAGCCAAGGCCAGAAAGCCGCCAACCACATTCTGGGCATCGTGCCCAGCTACGAAGCGGAGGAAGCCCCGAGCGCCGAGGAGGCTCCGCAGTAA
- a CDS encoding Fic family protein, which yields MTWTEIEHLTELVQQLPPVRQQTSQQLSQVMVSAHSTMIEGSRVTVLEAMDFLLGEAPTLGPGKPLEGYDMLGDHARALDLALERADARQLPGPAFLRELAGAVMRSTGRLTNTALGTVDPTQGDLRRNNVFIVGASSFPNAQKVPALVAALVGELRERMPAVATLREQLELAFEAHQRLVSIHPFNDGNGRTSRLLMNYVQRYYGQPLTIVFREDRQAYFEALEQSRVTEDLAVFMDFMRGQHGKSLTYQLSASVPRT from the coding sequence ATGACGTGGACCGAGATTGAGCACCTCACCGAGCTGGTGCAGCAGCTGCCCCCGGTGCGCCAGCAAACCAGCCAGCAGCTTAGTCAGGTGATGGTATCGGCCCACTCCACCATGATTGAGGGCTCCCGCGTGACGGTGCTCGAAGCCATGGATTTCCTATTAGGGGAAGCCCCCACCCTAGGGCCGGGCAAGCCGCTGGAAGGCTACGACATGCTGGGCGACCACGCCCGCGCCCTTGACTTAGCCCTGGAGCGGGCCGACGCGCGGCAGCTGCCCGGCCCGGCCTTTCTGCGGGAGCTGGCGGGGGCCGTCATGCGCAGCACCGGCCGGCTTACCAATACGGCCCTGGGCACCGTGGACCCCACGCAGGGCGACCTGCGCCGCAACAATGTGTTCATCGTTGGGGCCAGCTCGTTTCCCAACGCGCAGAAGGTGCCGGCCCTGGTCGCGGCCCTGGTGGGGGAGCTGCGCGAGCGGATGCCGGCGGTGGCCACCCTGCGCGAGCAGCTGGAGCTGGCCTTCGAGGCCCACCAGCGGCTGGTGAGCATTCACCCCTTCAACGACGGCAACGGACGTACTTCCCGGCTGCTGATGAACTACGTGCAGCGCTACTACGGCCAGCCGCTGACCATTGTATTCCGGGAGGACCGTCAGGCGTATTTCGAGGCCCTGGAGCAGAGCCGGGTGACGGAGGACCTGGCGGTATTCATGGACTTTATGCGGGGCCAGCACGGAAAATCCCTGACGTATCAGCTGTCCGCGTCGGTTCCCCGTACCTAG
- a CDS encoding DUF6660 family protein: MRLLALFFAFYFACLSCLSCTDEVPVCKDQQQTTVAASHSDCGAGALGDWCSPLCQCHCCGGAVMPVPLGNQVAYTPPTEWATSLRHGRLVVAAPTRALGSVWQPPQA; the protein is encoded by the coding sequence ATGCGCCTGCTCGCCCTGTTTTTTGCCTTCTACTTCGCCTGCCTCTCGTGCCTTTCCTGCACGGACGAAGTACCCGTATGCAAGGACCAGCAGCAAACAACCGTGGCCGCTTCGCATTCCGACTGCGGGGCCGGCGCGCTGGGCGACTGGTGCTCGCCGCTGTGCCAGTGCCACTGCTGCGGCGGGGCCGTGATGCCCGTACCGCTGGGCAATCAGGTGGCCTATACTCCGCCCACTGAGTGGGCTACCAGCCTCCGGCACGGCCGGCTGGTTGTGGCCGCTCCAACGCGGGCGCTCGGGTCCGTGTGGCAGCCGCCCCAGGCCTAA